The sequence below is a genomic window from Dermacentor andersoni chromosome 6, qqDerAnde1_hic_scaffold, whole genome shotgun sequence.
gggtataagatcgtggacagccaattttgtatgcgaacactctctgcgacgcctgcattattgtaatgtcacgtgctcttcagaggcctccgttagccattacatgtgccctcctggagcagtacttgtgaaagaaaaaaacaatatatcgtcacgattaccaaagcactgcgcaatgaaaaaaacggccctgttgcccggcattgctgaccgcacacagccattccagttgtgtgcggtcagcaatctctcacgcgccggccgaacaaaagtatcctgcaggtacgtaaatgaacctacgaaacaacgtacacatactttcacgctgtgaaCACCTGAAACTtcggtaattacgcgcgtgtttgagtacgccgcgtgcttgcgtcctgtttcagcaacacgaactctcaacgtcgcgcgctttacgccttaaatacgccttgaataatggtccttttctctattttttccgcaattccaacacgaaattctaaaggccagttaccgactgacaaagaaagatctcgattgaaaaagctgctccgcagggctcgaacgaacttttctgcggatttcctcccgtagcgtgttagccgtcgtctgctacggcaggcccaccaccggcggcgccaccgtccgcgccgagcggaggaggagggaagtgaatggcgctactttgggagattgaggggttttagccgactttggctctcagcgcaccaagcggaatcggcgaaacgcaccagcctccaagatggccGCCGCACTCTCAAATTTCGGAGGCCTTGATTTCAGTTTCGCTTTCTGACGTTGCATTCATCGGGTAGTTTCATGCAGTCGTTTGCGTGGCTGTTCATATTTTGCGACGACCAGCGCACGAAACTGTGCGTGTCTTTACGCACACAATTTCAACTATAACAACACAACAATTGAAGCAAGTGGTAATGAGGGAGTACAGCTTTATTGTGCGAAATATGCTTCAAAGGTATGCTGAAATTTAGTTCAGTGCAATGAAGGTTCATACGCACATGAAAATACAGCACACTATTTTACTCGTGAAGAACAATAAGCAAGACAGCATACACAAGACTATACACGAATATATATATCTTGCAGAAAGCAAGCAATAAGAAAACGAATTATTGGCATGGTGGCAATGAACTGTTGCACAAGCAGAATAACACAACCGAGTAATGTTATACATGTCTGGATAACGAAAAAGTATGCATATACAATAAATCTGCCAGAAAGTGGAGaatgcatttgaagtgaaaatgggCTATCAAAATAAAATTGTCCTTGTCCTGTACTTATAGAAAAAAGTTACAAAATAAGATGAGTTGCTCGACAAGACAAAGTGACACACATCGAACCATTTTCATGCAAATAATGAGCAGCTAAATGCAACTACAGTTTATCCGAAATGATTGTAACTGTACAGTTCACCAAAGCTTTCAGCCACAGCAGTCAGCAAGCATGCACATGAGACACAGTACGATCGCGTACAGACACAAAGTACTACAAGTAGAAAAACCCGCGATGTGTAAGCCTACACAGTTCTCACCTGCTTAACCATAACAAAGTAAAAAAAGTGGCACAGAGATTAGCTTTATCACATTACGTGGAAATAACGTAAAATCTCTAGCAATTTCTAGTTCGTCCAAACAGTAAGATATTGCAATTACTTTATACAAAAACACTCGTTTACAATTCTgtcactgactgactgactgaaaaactttattgtttgAAGTATTTACAGGGAGCTTGCGGAGCAGTCCTTAAGGGCCCGTTCCTTATACAGACTAGGTGGGCACCTCATTACAGGAACCCATTGGCTGTAGCCGCGGCTCGGGCACGGCCGACCAGGGTCTTCTGGCTCGCCAGgtcggagcagccgagcagggccgcctcccagtcctcccgggtagggttgggtatagggggaaggtgaggggttgattggcatgcccacaccatgtggaaaatgtccGAAGATTTTTCCTCACAGTGCGGGCACTTCCCTGAGCACGCAGGGTCGAAATGTTTTTGGATTGCCGGGCACAACAGTGTTTTAGTATAGAGGCGAAGGAGTAAACGCTCCTCTGCCTTcgtgaggcccttacagggcttagGAAAGATTGCATGACCGTATTGGTAGTGTTGGGTGATTTCCTTGAAGGTAAATACCGGATTGGGGTCGGAGTCCGCagcgacgggaggcgaaggcAATGCCCGAAGAGTGAGCGCGCGGGCAGCGGCGTCGGCCGCTTCGTTGCCCTCGAGACCCTCGTGCGCGGGAGTCCATACTATCGTGCGGGGCACGGGGACCCCGAGATAATTGCTGCCTTGAAGTAAGCGGTACGCCAAATAGGGAATAAGTCCCCTTTCAATGTTCCTGCAGGCCCCTCGTGAGTCGCTATAAATGACCCGCGAGTCCTGATCTGCGGCGGCGAGCGCGATGGCCACCTCTTCCGCATGTGTTATGTCTTGTGCTTTGAACGTAAGCCCGTTCACCGCGgtgttttggtggacgactgcggccgtaaACCAACCCCCATGGTGtgggccggaggcgtccacgtagaaTACTCCGTGCTTGTTCCCATAGTGACGTGCCAACGCCTCCGCGCGCGCGAGGCGCCGGCCACTACGGTCGTCTCGTGTCATGTTGGCCGGAAGAGGACGCACGTGCAGGGCGTATCTCCAGATTTCCGGGATGCGCACGCGCCCTTCCGTCAGTGTTGGATggtggatgtgtagtcgggcaagaaGGCGGCGACCCGACGGCGTCTTTGAGAGTCTTGTGTAGTGGTTTGTCAAGTGTGCTTCTCGGAGTTCCGCGAAGGTGTTGACCATTCCCAGGCCGAGGAGGCGCTGGTTGGATGTGTTGATCGGGAGATCGAGAGCACGCTTGTAAATTTTACGGAGAATCACCTCGAGGGCGTTCTCGTCAAACCTGCGAAGGTCGAGGTAAGGAGTCGAGTACAACACTCGACTGGTTAcgaatgcatgcgccagccgcaaaGCGTCTTTGCACCGTAACCCCCCGCGTTTATTGGAAACCCGGCgaaccatgcggcccacctggtcccccaccttgCGCAGTTTGGCCAGTGTTGTGTCGACTCGGCGGTGTTTATGAATAAAGAGACCCAGTACTCTGATCTCTGGGTACTCTGGGTCCATTTGGTAGGGACAGTTCGATTTTGGTAGTGCACTTCGGCGAGGGGCGAATGTGCACAAATTGCGATTTGGCCGGGGAGCATTGAAGGCCGCAGCGGCGGGCGTAGGCATCCACGATCTCCACCGCATGCTGCAGGTTGGCTTCAATGTCTCCTACCGATCCATGtttagcccagatggtgatgtcgtcggcatacagcgcgtgCTGTATGCCTTCTACATTCTCCAACTGAGCCGGGAGTTTCAGCATTACCAAATTGAATAGTAGGGGTGAGAGGACCGCGCCCAGCGGGGTACCTCTGGTGCCTAATTGGTAGGGGCCGTGTTCTTCATCTTGTATACGGATGTACGATTGCCGGTCGGAGACAAATTGTTTAACGTACTGAAACGTGTTGTGTCCACAGTTGGTTTGGGAGAGGTGTGTCAGAATTATGTCGTGTGTGACATTGTCGAAAGCCCCCTTCAAATGGAGGGCGAGTACTGCCTTGTCATTGAGGGGGTATTCGACGGGATTTAGAATTTCGCGGTCTAGTTGAAGCAGAACATCTTGCGCGGACCGGTGCGGGcggaatccgaacatggtgtctgcgaaAACGTTTTGGTTTTCCAGAAACTCGGACAGCCTATCTCGCACCATAGTCTCCATCAGCTTTCCCGCACAAGACGTGAGggagattgggcggaggttgtccgtgGTTATGGCTTTGCCGGCTTTCGGAATGAAAGTGACCAGGGCGGTCTTCCATTCGATTGGGAGGATTGCCTCACCGAGCCAGATTGAGTTTATGTATGCGAGGAGCGCCTCGTAGGCCGGGTCGGGAAGGTTGGCAAGTAGTTTCActgttattttgtctcttccCGGCGCCGTTCCTCGCTTCATTTTAGTGAGGGCCGCCTTCAGGTCGTGGAGCTGGAACGGTTGGTCCAGCTCCGCGTTCTCGGAACCTGCATACGAGTACGCTGGCCCTCGGGGGTCCTGTTGTATACAAAGGTATTGATCGCGTAGTTTGCATGCTAATTTTGAGATGTCTCCGTCGAAGCTATGGATAGCCCGTTGGAGATGTTTTTGTGTCTCGGCTCTGGTTTGAGTCGGATCGATCAAGGCGCGAAAGAGACGCCAGGTGCTCCGGCTAGACATTTGTCTAGCGGCCGTGTTGCATCGGTCCACCCAATTCGAGTCGGCGAGCTGGGCCGCGTACTCTGCTGCTCGTTGGGTGAGCTCggcgatgcgaattttgagccTCCGATTGTGTTTTTGGCGGCGCCACCTACGGACGAGGCTGTGCCGCTCCTCCCATAGATGCAGGAGGTGGTTGTCGACCTCCGGCGTGGCCTCCGATAGTTGAACTTGAGTTTCCGCCGAACGAAGGTGTGCAACCAATTCTTGTGACCACGCGTGGTAACCTTGTTCGTGGATAGGGGCCGAATTAGTGTAGTTTTGCCGGAACTTGGTCCAGTCGGGTAGGCGGGCTTGGGCGTGGGATCTTGCCAATGGTTTGCTTCTGACGGTTGTGttgagtatgcagtggtcactgccgagGGTTTCCTCGGTGTTGGCCCATTCTGCGTGTCTAATGTTTTTGGTGAAGGTAAGGTCCGGACACGTGTCCCGAGTCACGGAGTTACCCACCCGCGTTGGATGTGCAGGGTCGGTGTGAAGAGTCAGGCCCAGCGTGGACGCAAGTTCCGCTAGCTTGCGCCCGCGCTTTTCTTCACGCATGTACCCCCAGAGTGTGCTgtgagcgttgaaatcgcccacgatCACCAGGGGGTCCCTGCCCGCAGCCCTCAGGGCGCGACTGAAGAGAGCTGCGAAAGTTACATTTTTGAGCTTGGGAGTACAATAGATGTTGAGTATATGTAATGGTCCGTTTTGTTTCTTAAGCGGAAGAAGGGTGACCATCACATAGGAATAATCAGTATTGAGTTCCAAATCAACCTGGTTGGCTGTATAATTTTTGTGCACGAAGATACAGGAAGAGGGGTCCTGCTGGAACGTGGCATAATTTGTAAGGGTGGCGCCGCTCCCTGGCTCCTGGAGGGCAACCACCGCGGGGAGTGAAGCGAATGTTGACAGGAAAAGCCGGAGGTCCGCCCACTTGGCGCGGGAGCGGAATCCCCGGCAGTTCCATTGGGTAATTTGGATGGGGGTGGCCGAATTGGTACGGAGAGAACGCTTAATTTGAGGGCTGTCCGCCATGGCCATTGAAGGGAAAGACCGATTGCAGGGACGCTGCTCCGGAGCCAGCACTCGCGGGGAGGGGAGCATCCTCCAGTCCGTAGAGCGAGCAGCTGTCATTGTCTTCtacttcaatttcaatggtgCGTCGCGACGTTTTCGGACAGCGGCCAGACACGTCTTTTATAAGACCGCCGGTTCGTCGGACGCCACGCGAGGATTGAGCGATGTGCTGTGCGACGATTGTCGGTATGCTTTCAGTTATTTTGGCGATGGCGGAGGTGATTGCCGCGGAAATTTGACTTTCTAGGGTGTTGAAACGGGCATCTATGCGGGCCTCTAGACGGGCCTCAAGTGCAGCTTCCACGCTCAGTGCTGCATTCGGTGCCGCGGGCTCACTCTCCATAGCCTCAGTTGCGGGGGTAGAGGGGGGAGTGGTAGGCTGTTTTGACTGCGATTCCAGGAGCGTAATTTTTTTGAGCAGCATCTCAATTTGGCCCTCGAGAGCTGCAATCTTGGCTTGCTCGGCACTGCGTGCCACAGGGGGGGAGGAGGTAGGGGAAGAGGAGGCAGCCCTGCCCGTACCACTCACCTGCGTTCCGTGTTTCACGGCGTTGGCCCAGGCCCTGGCCTCGCCTCGTGGTGGCGACGTCGACAGTTTTCCGGTGTCGCCGTGTGGTGGCGGCTGCGTCGGCGGTCGCTTGCCGGCTCCTCCGGTAGAGCTTCTCGGTGCCGGCTTCTCGGTGTTGCTGTCGTCCCGGCTCGGTGACTCACCGGGGAGGCCAAGATGGCGGCTCTTGTTCTTGGCCGccattttcctctttgtcccgccCTTCGGGGCGGCCATCTTGTGTGTGCGGAATTTTGCCGCACACTCACGTGAGTTTGTGGCGTGTCCACCGCCACAAACAGAGCACCGTGGTACACACTCGTGAGGGGCCCGCACCCCCTCCACAAGCGGGGCTTGTTGCCTGCAGAGTCCGCACGTGTTCTGCTGCGTGTTGGGACAAGCATCCGCTCGGTGGCCGACAGCCCCACACAGGTTGCAGGCCGGGATTGTCCGGTAGCAGGTTTGCACTGGGATGAGCATGTTCTCATAGTGCACAAAACGCGGTTTCTCCCTCCCGGCGAAGGTTACCCGAGCTTTGTTAGAGGAGCCGAATTTCCTCACCTCGACAATGGTGCCTGCTCTCCATTGCACCTGCTCTCGAAGCGATTCAGTGGTGTCAGAGTTGCTGACGACGATGACGCCGCGGCAGATATCGCCTCCGTCTTGCCTAAGGTATCCGTGGAGCGGAATCGGCCCACGGTCGGTGTTGATTGAGAAGTCCCCGAGGAGCCGATCTGCCACTGCCGGGTTCGGGGTGTGGATCAATATCAGGTTTTGTTCACGGGACGGCAGAACCCTAACAGACCTTGCCACCTCAGGCCCGAGGTAGGCCGTAATGGCGGCACCGTAGCGGTTCTCCGAAAAGGCTTGGTGCAGCGACACATGTTCGCGTGGCTTGAGCACGACCACGAAGTCATCAGGGCCCGGTTTTGGAAATGGCCGAGGCTTCCATTTGGTAAGGGCCTTGCATTTGCTTCCCGCAGCGCGCGAAGCGGGAAGCTGCGTCTTGCCGGCCGGTGTGCCGGAGGCTGGGGCGGCGATGGACGCCGCCGTCTTGGCTTGAACGAGCGAGCGACGCGCGACCGCTTCATTGAGAGATTGGTGCCGAAATATCGGAATAGGAGCGGAGTTTTGTTCTTCTGATGTTGAAACCGTCGTCCAGGCCACGGCGTCGGGATCGTAACCCCTCAGGAAAGACGCGGGAGCCGCCATTTTACCTCGGGAGGCCGGTTCCACGCCGCCGGGAGTCGGCGTCGCCGTATGGCCTAACGGCGTCGCCCACGTAGGCGGGTGTAATTCGGTCGTAAAATCTTCAAAAGTGGTCCCACCTGGTGAACATTAGTATCCACGTGGTCCAGACGGTTTGCTGCGTCGATTGACGTCGGTCTTGCTGGGGTGCAGAGGATTGAGCCGTGACTCCAGCCGAAAATCGACGGAGCCGACACACCACACGTCTTACGCCGTCGCGCGCTAGCAGCGTCTCTCTCTGTCACAAGGAACTCAAATTTAGCTTCTGCAGTGTTACATGTGCCTCGTGGCGCAGCACATCTCTGATCACTGTTGGCACCCGTTGCTTTTGCCGTTTGGCCAGTGAAGCTTTAAGTTGTCGTCCATTTGCACGTTAACACTCCCAAAGACTCAATGAAAGAAATCTGCCTCACGACTAATGCACCGAGTGCAAGTAGACACTTTGTTATGTACGAACCTGCCCCAAATCAAGGATCCCACCTCTAACTTGTCAAGCTGCAACCCAGTAAGTGACTGAAATCGAACTTTATAGGCTTCAATTAATGAAAGGAACATGCCAACATAAGCGTATGTGGCATAACATCCTTAGGTATTTTTCTCGACAGCCTGCTGAACAGAATTGGAACGTTATGCAGGATAGCTTGTCATACGAAACGGAACAGGCACTATACCAGTGTGCTACACTTTCAACAGTGGAAAGGAAGATGGCACCTCCTCGAACATTCAAAATGCTTGCCAACGAAGCTTGTCAAGTTGTCGCCCATTTGCATGTTAACATTCCCCAAAGACTAAAAAAAATCTCCCTCACGACTAACGCGCTGAGGGCAAGCACAGACACACTTTCTGTTATGTACGAACCTGCCCCAAATCAAGGATTACGCCTTGAACTTGTCAAGCTGCAAACCAGAAAGTGAGGACTGAAATCGAACTTTATCCAGGTTACGATTAACGAAACGAACATGCCAACATAAGCATATGCGGCAGAACATCCTTAAGAATTTTTCTCGACCGCCAGCCGAACAGAATTGAAACGTTGTGCATGATAGCTTGTCATACAAAACGGAGCAGACACTATGCCAGCGTGCTACACTTTCAATAGTGGAAAGGAATGGGGATTCCAGCTCCTGGAACATTTCAAAGGCTCTGTCAGATGGAACAGTTAAATTCCCATACAATTTACCAGAGACATGATAAGACTTCAATAACATAAAGTACTTGTTTGGTTGTGTTGTGTCATCTTGCTCATTCTTGGAAATTCCTGAACAGTTGCAGCCCTTTTCCCACTTTTCAAGAAACTTTTTCTTGTGAGGAATCCAGCGACATAGTACAAAGCTGAATCATCAACTATGTGAGATACCTTCAGGGAAGCAAGTGTGTGCATATCCTGAAGTGGAGGAAAGTCCTCCGTCAGAGAAGGCTGTACATGATCGGCAAGCGAAGGGCTCCGCAACGAAAATGGGGAGAGCTCTTGAAGAAGGACAGACTTGTCCTCTTCGACATTTCCTTTGTCTGAAAGTTTCATGATTTTCTGGACCATAATTTGTTTTAGACCACACATAAAGTGGGGGACAGTGGGATTCGTGCTGCACCTGTGTCTCTGCCTAATACAACCAAACACATTTTTCAAAGGGTCCTGTTGCAGCTGCCTCGTAAGGAGGAAGCTGAAGCCGTACTTCTTTGAAAGCTCATCCCATAGCAAAAGAATTGCTTTTATAGTCATTTGCCAACTAGTAATTGTCTGTGGTTGCCGTCTGCCTTTAAACTTCCAAGTAGCAACCCAATGAATGGCGGCCTCAAGAAAGTCTACTACCTCAGATTGTCCTTTCCTGATAGCGTAATGCATTTTTTGAGGATTTCTTTTTAAGCTGGAGCTGTTCAAGGCATCGAAAAGTTTATCCATTCTGTCGCAAAAATTCGCTATGCAAAGCGCACTGTCCGGAAGTTCTTTGATATATACAAGTGCCGTAATGGCGATGGAAACTGATGCACTCAATACCTGTGTTGCCCGTTTGACTTTCATATTGTTGAATGGTTTCTGATAGATATGTCTCTCTGTTAACTTTGGCACCAATCTAAGCCGCAGCTCATGTGTCGAATGGTACGATTCAGTTATGTGCGCCCAGTTAACAACCTCATTTGGAATGCGCAGCTTGTGCATTTGCAGGTTGTTTCGTGTTGTTTTCACAAGATGTGGTACATCAAAGATGAAGAATATACGATCTCCATCAACAGTCAAAAACGGTTGCACCACAGACACGCCAAGCTGTCGAGCTAAGCTCACATTAGACTCCCTGGTCACATATGAGGGCTTTGACAGTTATTCCAATCTCCTTTAGTTGCTTAATAAGGGACATTATCAGGCAACAAAGTTCTGACGATGGTGTTGATGCATGGCCAAATGTGTAGGCAACTGGCTGAACCCATCTTTTAGCTATTCCAGAGAGCCGAACAACCATGGCTCGGTCTGCAATGATTAAAGTGCGCTCAACACCATTGTCAGTGAATCCTTGCACAAGATCTTGGGTTGAATCATaggccaaattcttttt
It includes:
- the LOC140219132 gene encoding uncharacterized protein — its product is MAAPASFLRGYDPDAVAWTTVSTSEEQNSAPIPIFRHQSLNEAVARRSLVQAKTAASIAAPASGTPAGKTQLPASRAAGSKCKALTKWKPRPFPKPGPDDFVVVLKPREHVSLHQAFSENRYGAAITAYLGPEVARSVRVLPSREQNLILIHTPNPAVADRLLGDFSINTDRGPIPLHGYLRQDGGDICRGVIVVSNSDTTESLREQVQWRAGTIVEVRKFGSSNKARVTFAGREKPRFVHYENMLIPVQTCYRTIPACNLCGAVGHRADACPNTQQNTCGLCRQQAPLVEGVRAPHECVPRCSVCGGGHATNSRECAAKFRTHKMAAPKGGTKRKMAAKNKSRHLGLPGESPSRDDSNTEKPAPRSSTGGAGKRPPTQPPPHGDTGKLSTSPPRGEARAWANAVKHGTQVSGTGRAASSSPTSSPPVARSAEQAKIAALEGQIEMLLKKITLLESQSKQPTTPPSTPATEAMESEPAAPNAALSVEAALEARLEARIDARFNTLESQISAAITSAIAKITESIPTIVAQHIAQSSRGVRRTGGLIKDVSGRCPKTSRRTIEIEVEDNDSCSLYGLEDAPLPASAGSGAASLQSVFPFNGHGGQPSN
- the LOC126523685 gene encoding uncharacterized protein, with product MTRDDRSGRRLARAEALARHYGNKHGVFYVDASGPHHGGWFTAAVVHQNTAVNGLTFKAQDITHAEEVAIALAAADQDSRVIYSDSRGACRNIERGLIPYLAYRLLQGSNYLGVPVPRTIVWTPAHEGLEGNEAADAAARALTLRALPSPPVAADSDPNPVFTFKEITQHYQYGHAIFPKPCKGLTKAEERLLLRLYTKTLLCPAIQKHFDPACSGKCPHCEEKSSDIFHMVWACQSTPHLPPIPNPTREDWEAALLGCSDLASQKTLVGRARAAATANGFL